From Armatimonadota bacterium, one genomic window encodes:
- a CDS encoding cyclase family protein: MRVVDLSHPVSIHSPGWVGYPGLRLWYLQTHHTHGIVSQMVEMPLHLSTHMDAPMHGISGGGDMASIPLEQLVGPAAIADVSEVGEWGVYTPELVMRQVEVRPGDILILHTGWHRYYAGMPEEDLPRYFTRHPGPDRAFAAWAVQMRFRWIGVDCGSADHPMNTSIRYRFPALVREYERRFGVSVEERFPEADLFCMHHEPFRHGVIHAENLGGELATLLNRRCTVGAFPWKFVGGEASVCRIVAFLDEEAGEPAPARRGGEAG; encoded by the coding sequence GTGCGCGTGGTGGACCTGAGCCATCCCGTCTCCATCCACTCTCCGGGGTGGGTGGGGTACCCGGGGCTGCGCCTGTGGTACCTCCAGACCCACCACACCCACGGCATCGTCAGCCAGATGGTGGAGATGCCCCTCCACCTCAGCACGCACATGGACGCGCCGATGCACGGGATCTCCGGCGGCGGCGACATGGCCTCCATCCCGCTGGAGCAACTCGTCGGGCCGGCGGCCATCGCCGATGTCTCCGAGGTGGGGGAGTGGGGCGTCTACACGCCCGAGCTGGTGATGCGCCAGGTGGAGGTCCGCCCGGGCGACATCCTCATCCTGCACACCGGGTGGCACCGCTACTACGCCGGGATGCCGGAAGAAGACCTCCCCCGCTACTTCACGCGCCACCCCGGTCCCGACCGGGCCTTCGCAGCGTGGGCGGTCCAGATGCGCTTCCGGTGGATCGGCGTGGACTGCGGCTCGGCCGACCACCCGATGAACACCTCCATCCGCTACCGCTTCCCCGCCCTCGTGCGGGAGTACGAGCGGCGCTTCGGGGTGTCGGTGGAGGAGCGCTTCCCCGAGGCGGACCTCTTCTGCATGCACCACGAGCCCTTCCGGCACGGCGTCATCCACGCCGAGAACCTGGGCGGGGAGCTGGCCACGCTGCTCAACCGGCGCTGCACCGTCGGCGCCTTCCCCTGGAAGTTCGTGGGCGGGGAAGCCTCGGTGTGCCGCATCGTGGCCTTCCTGGACGAGGAGGCGGGGGAGCCGGCACCGGCCCGGCGAGGCGGGGAGGCCGGCTGA
- a CDS encoding cupin domain-containing protein codes for MPARPARPRAPARAVRALGVARTLRDVGQRIRAVRLARRITLAHVARETGLSAGMLSMVERGVVNPSIGTLVAIADALQIPMAALFDALGEPSSSPVVRREEQPLVRTRPGVERRVLARDDPWDVELAENCYEPGTASADHPIKHRGRELGVVLEGRLRVEVAGRTYELRPMDAIAFDSSLPHRFVNPGPRRARTIWVNVHGTRTR; via the coding sequence GTGCCGGCGCGCCCGGCCCGCCCGCGCGCGCCCGCCCGGGCCGTGCGCGCCCTGGGCGTGGCCCGGACCCTGCGGGACGTCGGGCAGCGTATCCGGGCGGTGCGCCTGGCGCGGCGGATCACCCTGGCGCACGTGGCGCGGGAGACGGGGCTGAGCGCCGGGATGCTGAGCATGGTGGAGCGCGGAGTGGTCAACCCGTCCATCGGCACGCTGGTGGCCATCGCCGACGCGCTGCAGATCCCCATGGCCGCGCTCTTCGACGCCCTGGGCGAGCCCTCGTCGAGCCCGGTGGTGCGCCGCGAGGAGCAGCCGCTCGTGCGCACCCGCCCCGGGGTGGAGCGCCGGGTGCTGGCGCGCGACGACCCCTGGGACGTGGAGCTGGCGGAGAACTGCTACGAGCCCGGCACGGCCAGCGCCGACCACCCCATCAAGCACCGGGGCCGGGAGCTGGGGGTGGTCCTGGAGGGACGCCTCCGGGTCGAGGTGGCTGGCCGCACCTACGAGCTGCGCCCCATGGACGCCATCGCCTTCGACTCCTCGCTGCCGCACCGCTTCGTCAACCCGGGGCCGCGGCGCGCCCGCACCATCTGGGTGAACGTCCATGGCACGCGCACTCGCTAA
- a CDS encoding nucleotidyltransferase domain-containing protein yields MQAIEALRAFFAQEPDVAAVYLYGSYAGDRSYPDTDIEIALLFPEETDEEAIRDYMDRLAGAAPLGGEPGILLPFALNTHIPPVIYEILHGGTLLVENQPEARAAAVRALEARVEGERASLLEDAKEAILQARSLGLAVAALDGFVLPQPPRYLDPIRVGWRLARVLGSAAVLDQALRDVDRLLREQERLAQAAGWYSNAVGAATGIAKAMLNMFAMPRPPRRWQVFLPLADGGLISTELALQLGAAVELRWSLMTGGAVAAERVVGGIRSALPPVVAFARLAAWYAEVPGGRAQPVH; encoded by the coding sequence GTGCAGGCCATCGAGGCGCTGCGCGCCTTCTTCGCTCAGGAGCCCGACGTCGCCGCCGTCTACCTGTACGGGAGCTACGCGGGCGACCGCTCCTACCCCGACACCGACATCGAGATCGCGCTGCTCTTCCCCGAGGAGACGGACGAGGAGGCCATCCGCGACTACATGGACCGGCTGGCCGGCGCCGCCCCGCTCGGTGGGGAGCCCGGGATCCTGCTCCCCTTTGCCCTCAACACCCACATCCCGCCGGTGATCTACGAGATCCTGCACGGCGGCACGCTCCTGGTGGAGAACCAGCCGGAAGCCCGGGCCGCGGCCGTGCGCGCGCTGGAGGCCCGGGTCGAAGGGGAGCGGGCCAGCCTGCTGGAGGACGCCAAGGAAGCGATCCTGCAGGCCCGCTCGCTCGGGCTGGCCGTGGCGGCGCTGGACGGGTTCGTCCTGCCCCAGCCGCCGCGCTACCTCGACCCGATCCGCGTGGGATGGCGCCTGGCCCGCGTGCTCGGCTCGGCGGCCGTGCTCGACCAGGCCCTGCGCGACGTCGACCGCCTCCTGCGGGAGCAGGAGCGGCTGGCCCAGGCCGCGGGCTGGTACAGCAACGCGGTGGGCGCGGCGACCGGCATCGCCAAGGCCATGCTCAACATGTTCGCCATGCCGCGACCGCCCCGGCGGTGGCAGGTCTTCCTGCCGCTGGCCGACGGCGGTCTCATCTCCACCGAGCTCGCCCTGCAGCTGGGGGCCGCCGTGGAGCTGCGCTGGTCCCTGATGACCGGCGGGGCCGTGGCCGCCGAGCGCGTCGTGGGGGGGATCCGCAGCGCGCTGCCGCCCGTCGTCGCCTTCGCCCGGCTGGCCGCCTGGTACGCCGAGGTGCCCGGCGGGCGGGCGCAACCCGTCCATTGA
- a CDS encoding response regulator transcription factor yields MGTRVHLAVNGALLREGLAALLRDLGCEPVGDPEAADVVLTAVGVPGEEGLDYLREADHPRVLAVGGGVQVLLAALQLGARGCLPLSAQPQEMAQAVAAVTRGEAYIHPSLAEAVLANYRQRVDGREAPAVLTPREREVLVLLAEGYTNRAIAERLHLSVRTVESHRASIMAKLDADSLADLIFAAIRMG; encoded by the coding sequence ATGGGCACCCGCGTCCACCTCGCCGTGAACGGCGCCCTCCTGCGGGAGGGGCTGGCCGCCCTCCTGCGCGACCTCGGGTGCGAGCCGGTCGGGGACCCGGAGGCCGCCGACGTCGTCCTGACCGCGGTCGGGGTCCCCGGGGAGGAGGGACTCGACTACCTGCGGGAGGCCGACCACCCGCGCGTCCTGGCGGTCGGCGGCGGAGTGCAGGTGCTGCTCGCCGCCCTGCAGCTGGGCGCGCGGGGGTGCCTGCCGCTCAGCGCCCAGCCCCAGGAGATGGCCCAGGCGGTAGCGGCCGTGACCCGGGGGGAGGCCTACATCCATCCCTCCCTGGCCGAGGCGGTCCTGGCCAACTACCGGCAGCGCGTGGACGGGCGGGAAGCGCCCGCCGTGCTGACGCCGCGGGAGCGCGAGGTGCTGGTGCTGCTGGCGGAGGGGTACACCAACCGGGCCATCGCCGAGCGACTCCACCTGAGCGTGCGCACGGTGGAGAGCCACCGCGCCAGCATCATGGCCAAGCTGGACGCCGACAGCCTGGCCGACCTGATCTTCGCCGCCATCCGCATGGG
- a CDS encoding M20/M25/M40 family metallo-hydrolase, protein MPTRPDPEEVLRRIDREELVALALDLANIDSPTGQEGPVGEYLVETLSRWGFAPRRLGLLPDRFNVVARLPGTGGGRSLILNSHMDTTIAREEVWTTPRAADPIFHTGRREGEYLVGNGIVNNKGPMACWLIAAKALLHSGVRLPGDLVLTMVAGEIGQEPVDEFEAPRYLAKETGARFVVEHGTVADYALVAEGTDFALGWVEAGKAFFKVTVLGGDFPLYTPYIPRPTPLEESPSAIVRAARVIEALEAWAERYEQVHRYECPGGTVIPKVNIGAIRGGVPWKITKTVGVCALYVDVRITPVQHPLDVQAELQAVLAATGIPATVELYVYRPGYEGRGVEPLVEAISRAHARVRGGSPSRAAAPYTSMWRDINVFNALGIPAVIYGPGPSVGGGQLAMAIDDMVDAARAYALVALDICSQVRPPAARSAAGVPAGAPGG, encoded by the coding sequence ATGCCGACGCGTCCGGACCCCGAGGAGGTCCTGCGCCGCATCGACCGCGAGGAGCTCGTCGCCCTGGCCCTCGACCTGGCCAACATCGACAGTCCCACCGGCCAGGAAGGGCCGGTGGGCGAGTACCTCGTGGAGACGCTGAGCCGCTGGGGCTTCGCGCCGCGGCGCCTGGGGCTGCTGCCCGACCGCTTCAACGTCGTGGCCCGCCTCCCCGGGACCGGCGGCGGCCGCAGCCTGATCCTGAACAGCCACATGGACACGACCATCGCCCGCGAGGAAGTCTGGACGACGCCCCGCGCCGCCGATCCGATCTTCCACACCGGCCGGCGCGAGGGGGAGTACCTGGTGGGCAACGGCATCGTGAACAACAAGGGGCCGATGGCCTGCTGGCTCATCGCCGCCAAGGCGTTGCTGCACAGCGGGGTGCGCCTGCCCGGCGACCTGGTCTTGACGATGGTGGCGGGGGAGATCGGCCAGGAGCCGGTGGACGAGTTCGAGGCGCCGCGCTACCTGGCCAAGGAGACCGGCGCCCGCTTCGTCGTCGAGCACGGCACGGTGGCCGACTACGCGCTGGTGGCCGAGGGGACCGACTTCGCCCTGGGGTGGGTGGAGGCGGGCAAGGCCTTCTTCAAGGTGACGGTCCTGGGCGGGGACTTCCCCCTCTACACGCCCTACATCCCGCGCCCCACCCCGCTGGAGGAGAGCCCCAGCGCCATCGTCCGCGCCGCCCGGGTGATCGAGGCCCTGGAGGCGTGGGCGGAGCGGTACGAGCAGGTGCACCGCTACGAGTGCCCGGGCGGCACCGTCATCCCCAAGGTGAACATCGGGGCGATCCGCGGCGGGGTTCCCTGGAAGATCACCAAGACGGTGGGGGTGTGCGCCCTGTACGTCGACGTGCGCATCACCCCGGTGCAGCACCCCCTGGACGTCCAGGCGGAATTGCAGGCCGTGCTGGCGGCCACGGGGATCCCCGCCACAGTGGAGCTGTATGTCTACCGCCCGGGGTACGAGGGGCGGGGGGTGGAGCCGCTGGTCGAGGCTATCAGCCGGGCGCACGCGCGCGTGCGCGGCGGGTCCCCCAGCCGGGCGGCCGCGCCCTACACGAGCATGTGGCGCGACATCAACGTCTTCAACGCGCTGGGCATCCCGGCGGTGATCTACGGGCCGGGCCCCAGCGTGGGCGGCGGCCAGC
- a CDS encoding cupin domain-containing protein, with protein MAGVRVSRLETDAIDLPITPDGGRARAVLHPAMGARERGLIYLELPPGTAAAPLRHPMEAVYYVASGQGAVEDLDHGVRTPLGGGRMIYLAAGQGYRLWGPAVFVGGPCPPDPALLGDLPLPAGEHAPLRGRPTHPTTRGGAAASPSRGEAAASPTGARPARSPAAPGVRVLDPQHDGVPMPMIARRSWLVVSPHMGAERAVMNLVELAAGERNVPHVHDASEDSLFVLEGTGWAYDLDDGTRLPLAPGCALVVPPGVRHIVEAGAQGLRSVGGPVPPDRAMLRAMGIAV; from the coding sequence ATGGCTGGCGTGCGGGTCAGCCGCCTGGAGACGGACGCCATCGACCTGCCCATCACCCCGGACGGCGGGCGGGCCCGCGCCGTCCTCCACCCCGCCATGGGGGCGCGGGAGCGCGGGCTCATCTACCTGGAGCTGCCCCCCGGGACGGCCGCCGCCCCGCTGCGCCACCCGATGGAGGCGGTCTACTACGTCGCCTCGGGCCAGGGTGCGGTCGAGGACCTGGACCACGGCGTGCGCACGCCGCTCGGTGGCGGCCGCATGATCTACCTGGCCGCGGGCCAGGGCTACCGGCTGTGGGGCCCGGCCGTCTTCGTCGGCGGGCCCTGCCCGCCCGACCCCGCGCTGCTCGGCGACTTGCCTCTGCCGGCCGGGGAGCATGCGCCCCTGCGGGGGCGCCCCACCCACCCCACCACCCGCGGCGGGGCTGCGGCCTCCCCGTCCCGCGGCGAGGCTGCGGCCTCCCCGACCGGCGCACGGCCCGCCCGCTCCCCGGCGGCCCCCGGCGTCCGCGTGCTGGACCCGCAGCATGACGGCGTGCCGATGCCAATGATCGCCCGCCGCTCCTGGCTCGTCGTCAGCCCTCACATGGGGGCCGAGCGCGCGGTGATGAACCTGGTGGAGCTGGCGGCGGGCGAGCGCAACGTCCCGCACGTCCACGACGCCTCCGAGGACAGCCTCTTCGTCCTGGAGGGCACCGGGTGGGCGTACGACCTCGACGACGGCACCCGGCTGCCGCTCGCCCCCGGCTGTGCCCTGGTGGTGCCGCCGGGGGTGCGGCACATCGTCGAAGCCGGCGCGCAGGGGCTGCGGAGCGTGGGCGGCCCGGTGCCGCCCGACCGGGCCATGCTGCGCGCCATGGGGATCGCGGTGTAG
- a CDS encoding LuxR C-terminal-related transcriptional regulator, with amino-acid sequence MRTVESHRASIMAKLDADSLADLIFAAIRMGLITP; translated from the coding sequence GTGCGCACGGTGGAGAGCCACCGCGCCAGCATCATGGCCAAGCTGGACGCCGACAGCCTGGCCGACCTGATCTTCGCCGCCATCCGCATGGGCCTGATCACGCCCTGA
- a CDS encoding NifU N-terminal domain-containing protein: protein MDPVTVDVQPTPNVNALKFVVNRRLTEGRSRTFRAAAEAADVPVAQRLLAIPGVVQVFLLNDFITVTRDPSADWNAIIPQVEAVLREML from the coding sequence ATGGACCCGGTGACCGTGGACGTGCAGCCGACGCCCAACGTGAACGCGCTGAAGTTCGTGGTGAACCGCCGCCTCACCGAGGGGCGCAGCCGTACCTTCCGCGCGGCCGCGGAGGCGGCGGACGTGCCGGTGGCCCAGCGCCTCCTCGCCATCCCCGGCGTGGTGCAGGTCTTCCTGCTGAACGACTTCATCACGGTGACGCGGGACCCGTCCGCCGACTGGAACGCCATCATCCCGCAGGTGGAGGCGGTGCTGCGCGAGATGCTGTAG
- a CDS encoding cupin domain-containing protein, whose product MAVLRWSDLPLEEPYPGIRRRRFDGHGFSAVLYHFAPGAAFPLHSHPEEQLVVLLEGRVRLHQGDDRLLLAPGDAAWTPPGVPHAIEALEGPATLLNLVVPRRTRPITLHGEAPSTTPGA is encoded by the coding sequence ATGGCCGTCCTGCGCTGGAGCGACCTGCCCCTGGAGGAGCCCTACCCGGGGATCCGCCGGCGCCGGTTCGACGGCCACGGCTTCTCGGCCGTGCTCTACCACTTCGCGCCCGGCGCGGCGTTCCCGCTCCACAGCCATCCGGAGGAGCAGCTGGTCGTCCTGCTGGAGGGCCGGGTGCGCCTGCACCAGGGCGACGACCGCCTGCTGCTCGCCCCCGGGGACGCGGCCTGGACGCCCCCCGGCGTCCCCCACGCCATCGAGGCGCTGGAGGGCCCCGCCACCCTCCTCAACCTGGTCGTCCCACGGCGCACCCGGCCGATCACCCTGCACGGCGAGGCACCGTCGACGACCCCGGGTGCCTGA
- a CDS encoding xanthine dehydrogenase family protein molybdopterin-binding subunit: MARALANAERTVVVGASVRRREDPRLLTGAGRYVADLTLPGCLHAVVVRSPHAHARLRAIDTAAARRHPGVHLVATAADLGPVPRIPIRLGDRPELRRFLQPPLAQDRVRYVGEPVALVVADDRYAAEDAAELVAVDYEPLPPVPDVEAALRPEAPLLHPEAGTNLAERLLFRRGDPEGVAATAPVRLRRRLSVQRHTGVPLETRGLLAAPDPAGRLTVWGPTKVPHFNRSVLATLLGVPESRIHFVEPDVGGGFGVRGEFYPEDLLVPWAALRLRRPVKWVEDRREHLVATNHSRQQVHEIELASDREGRILALLDRAVVDMGAYLRTHGVTVPELTQALLPGPYALPHYRSEVLCVLTTKTPTGTYRAPGRFEANVVRERLVDLLAEAVGLDPAEVRRRNFVPPTAMPYDLGTRTLGTPTIYDTGDYASALDQALEAGAYAAWRRRQAEARREGRAVGIGLASIVEKTGLGPWEMARVEVDVSGQVVVYTGITALGQGIETAYAQIAAEALGCPPEAVTVVHGDTDRVPYGRGAFASRGTAVGGVAVHLAARRVRDRLVALAADRLEAAPADLVVADGAVWVRGVPGRRVTFGELVAAAHPEATVPRGEAPGVEATAFFQAPMMTYPYGTHLAVVEVDRETGVVRLLDYALTYDVGRAVNPRLVEGQLVGGLAQGIGGALLEELAYDTQAQPLAVTFMDYLLPAATEMPARLSVRILEETPTPLNPLGVKGAGEGGTAGAGAAIANAVADALRPFGAEVCDLPLTPARILAALRAAGDAAAGDAATRDAAAGDAATRDAAAGDAAVGDAAAVGHGEGRPR, translated from the coding sequence ATGGCACGCGCACTCGCTAACGCCGAGCGGACCGTGGTCGTCGGGGCCTCGGTGCGCCGGCGGGAGGACCCGCGCCTCCTCACCGGCGCGGGCCGCTACGTGGCCGACCTGACGCTGCCCGGCTGCCTCCACGCCGTGGTCGTGCGCAGCCCCCACGCCCACGCCCGCCTCCGCGCCATCGACACCGCGGCGGCGCGCCGCCACCCCGGCGTCCACCTGGTAGCCACCGCCGCCGACCTGGGCCCGGTCCCGCGCATCCCCATCCGCCTGGGCGACCGCCCGGAGCTGCGCCGCTTCCTCCAGCCGCCGCTGGCGCAGGACCGCGTGCGCTACGTCGGCGAGCCGGTGGCCCTCGTGGTGGCCGACGACCGCTACGCGGCGGAGGACGCCGCGGAACTGGTCGCGGTGGACTACGAGCCCCTGCCGCCCGTCCCCGACGTCGAGGCGGCCCTGCGGCCTGAGGCCCCTCTCCTCCACCCCGAGGCCGGCACGAACCTGGCGGAGCGGCTCCTCTTTCGCCGCGGCGACCCCGAGGGCGTGGCGGCGACGGCCCCGGTGCGGCTGCGCCGCCGCCTGAGCGTGCAGCGCCACACCGGGGTGCCGCTGGAGACGCGGGGCCTGCTCGCCGCCCCCGACCCCGCCGGCCGCCTCACCGTCTGGGGCCCGACCAAGGTGCCGCACTTCAACCGATCCGTGCTGGCCACGCTGCTGGGGGTGCCGGAGTCGCGCATCCACTTCGTGGAGCCCGACGTGGGCGGCGGCTTCGGGGTGCGCGGCGAGTTCTACCCGGAGGACCTGCTCGTCCCCTGGGCGGCGCTGCGCCTGCGCCGGCCGGTGAAGTGGGTGGAGGACCGCCGCGAGCACCTGGTGGCCACGAACCACTCCCGCCAGCAGGTGCACGAGATCGAGCTGGCCAGCGACCGGGAGGGGCGCATCCTGGCCCTGCTCGACCGCGCCGTGGTGGACATGGGCGCCTACCTGCGCACCCACGGCGTCACCGTCCCGGAGCTGACGCAGGCGCTGCTGCCGGGTCCCTACGCCCTCCCCCACTACCGCTCCGAGGTCCTGTGCGTCCTCACCACCAAAACGCCCACCGGCACCTACCGGGCCCCCGGCCGGTTCGAGGCCAACGTCGTGCGCGAGCGCCTGGTCGACCTGCTGGCCGAGGCGGTGGGGCTCGACCCCGCCGAGGTGCGCCGCCGCAACTTCGTCCCCCCCACCGCGATGCCCTACGACCTGGGGACGCGCACGCTGGGCACGCCCACGATCTACGACACGGGGGACTACGCCTCCGCGCTCGACCAGGCGCTGGAGGCGGGGGCGTACGCGGCGTGGCGGCGCCGCCAGGCGGAGGCCCGGCGGGAGGGGCGCGCCGTGGGCATCGGGCTGGCCTCCATCGTGGAGAAGACCGGGCTGGGCCCGTGGGAGATGGCCCGTGTGGAGGTGGACGTCTCGGGCCAGGTGGTCGTCTACACCGGCATCACCGCGCTCGGCCAGGGGATCGAGACCGCCTACGCGCAGATCGCCGCGGAGGCGCTGGGCTGCCCCCCGGAGGCCGTCACCGTGGTGCACGGCGACACGGACCGCGTCCCCTACGGGCGCGGCGCCTTCGCCAGCCGCGGCACGGCGGTGGGCGGGGTGGCGGTGCACCTGGCCGCGCGGCGCGTGCGTGACCGCCTGGTGGCGCTGGCGGCCGACCGCCTGGAGGCCGCTCCGGCGGACCTGGTGGTGGCGGACGGCGCGGTCTGGGTGCGCGGGGTGCCGGGGCGGCGGGTCACCTTCGGCGAGCTGGTGGCGGCGGCCCACCCCGAGGCGACGGTGCCGCGCGGCGAGGCCCCGGGGGTGGAGGCCACCGCCTTCTTCCAGGCGCCGATGATGACCTATCCCTACGGCACGCACCTGGCGGTCGTAGAGGTGGACCGCGAAACCGGCGTGGTCCGCCTGCTCGACTACGCGCTCACCTATGACGTGGGCCGGGCGGTGAACCCGCGCCTGGTCGAAGGGCAGCTGGTCGGGGGGCTGGCGCAGGGCATCGGCGGGGCGCTGCTGGAGGAGCTCGCCTACGACACCCAGGCCCAGCCCCTCGCCGTCACCTTCATGGACTACCTCCTGCCGGCGGCCACGGAGATGCCGGCCCGCCTGAGCGTGCGCATCCTCGAGGAGACGCCCACGCCGCTCAACCCGCTCGGGGTGAAGGGGGCGGGGGAGGGCGGGACGGCCGGAGCCGGGGCGGCCATCGCCAACGCCGTGGCCGACGCCCTGCGCCCCTTCGGGGCCGAGGTCTGCGACCTGCCGCTCACCCCCGCCCGCATCCTGGCCGCGCTGCGGGCCGCCGGGGATGCGGCCGCCGGGGATGCGGCCACCCGGGATGCGGCCGCCGGGGATGCGGCCACCCGGGATGCGGCCGCCGGGGATGCGGCCGTCGGGGATGCGGCGGCCGTGGGGCACGGGGAGGGGAGGCCGCGGTGA